Proteins encoded in a region of the Mycolicibacterium chitae genome:
- a CDS encoding Gfo/Idh/MocA family protein, with protein MTLRIGVLGAARIAELAIVGPARELGHRLVAVAARDPRRAEAFAEKYGVERVLDNYQAVIADPEVDVVYNPLANALHAPLNLAAIAAGKPTLTEKPYARNQVEAQQVAVAAEAAGVPVVEAFHYRYHPVTLRLLELIRGGEIGELRHVEVTMAMPAPADDDPRWSLELAGGALMDLGCYGLHFLRTVADLLGTAPRITSAKATERAAGVDATCEVDLRIGEVSARSVNSMVAAEYNFRIALHGSRGEVLAHNFIKPHEDDRITVRTDSGERVERLGRRSSYSYQLEAFAEALAGTRTLPVDGADAVANMALVDAAYRSAGLPPR; from the coding sequence ATGACGCTGCGCATCGGTGTCCTGGGGGCCGCCCGGATCGCGGAACTGGCGATCGTCGGCCCGGCCCGGGAACTGGGGCACCGACTGGTCGCGGTCGCGGCCCGCGATCCACGACGGGCCGAGGCCTTCGCCGAAAAGTACGGCGTGGAACGGGTTCTGGACAACTACCAGGCGGTGATTGCCGACCCGGAAGTCGACGTCGTCTACAACCCGCTGGCCAATGCGTTGCACGCGCCGCTGAACCTGGCGGCGATCGCGGCGGGCAAGCCGACACTGACGGAGAAGCCGTACGCCCGCAACCAGGTCGAGGCGCAGCAGGTGGCCGTGGCGGCCGAGGCCGCCGGGGTGCCGGTGGTCGAGGCGTTCCACTACCGCTACCACCCGGTGACGCTGCGACTGCTCGAGCTGATCCGCGGCGGCGAGATCGGCGAGCTGCGGCACGTCGAGGTCACGATGGCCATGCCGGCGCCGGCCGACGACGACCCGCGGTGGTCCCTGGAGCTGGCCGGCGGCGCCCTGATGGACCTGGGGTGCTACGGCCTGCACTTCCTGCGCACGGTCGCGGACCTGCTGGGCACGGCCCCGCGGATCACCTCCGCGAAGGCCACCGAGCGCGCCGCCGGGGTGGACGCCACCTGCGAGGTCGACCTGCGGATCGGCGAGGTCAGCGCGCGCTCGGTCAACAGCATGGTGGCCGCCGAGTACAACTTCCGCATCGCGCTGCACGGCAGCCGCGGAGAGGTGTTGGCGCACAACTTCATCAAGCCGCACGAGGACGACCGGATCACCGTGCGCACCGATTCCGGCGAGCGCGTCGAGCGGCTGGGCAGGCGCTCGTCCTACAGCTATCAGCTCGAGGCGTTCGCCGAGGCACTGGCCGGCACGCGCACGCTGCCCGTCGACGGCGCCGATGCGGTGGCGAACATGGCGCTCGTCGACGCGGCCTATCGCAGCGCGGGGCTACCGCCGCGCTGA
- a CDS encoding Gfo/Idh/MocA family protein: MTTLGLIGLGRIGTFHAGTLTELPGLDRLIVTDERPALVAQVATKYGATPADSVQALLDSGVDGVVVAAATPAHAALTLAAVERGLPTFCEKPVAGSAAESAHVAEVIVRSGVPVQIGYQRRFDAAFTAAKAAADSGALGALHTVRSTTMDPAPPPMEYIAASGGIFRDCAVHDFDVLRWITGQEAVEVYATGSVQGDPLFTTHGDVDTAAVTVRFDGGALGLVSAARYNGRGYDCRLEVHGFDDTVVAGWDQNVPVRNADPATAAVFPTGTPHHFFMDRFTEAFRTELGAFLKVVQGEPVAGATVADAVEATWIAEAAAESLRRNAPVTLEEVKK; encoded by the coding sequence ATGACCACTCTCGGCCTCATCGGCTTGGGCCGCATCGGCACCTTCCACGCCGGGACGCTGACCGAGCTGCCCGGCCTGGACCGACTGATCGTCACCGACGAGCGCCCCGCGCTGGTCGCGCAGGTGGCCACCAAATACGGTGCCACCCCGGCAGATTCGGTCCAGGCACTGCTGGATTCCGGGGTCGACGGTGTGGTGGTGGCCGCGGCGACGCCGGCGCACGCCGCGCTGACGCTGGCCGCGGTGGAGCGCGGACTGCCGACGTTCTGCGAGAAGCCGGTGGCCGGCAGCGCCGCCGAGAGCGCACACGTCGCCGAGGTCATCGTCCGCTCCGGGGTCCCCGTGCAGATCGGCTATCAGCGGCGCTTCGACGCGGCCTTCACCGCCGCGAAGGCCGCCGCCGACAGCGGTGCGCTCGGCGCGCTGCACACGGTCCGCAGCACCACCATGGACCCCGCTCCCCCGCCGATGGAATACATCGCCGCCTCGGGGGGCATCTTCCGGGACTGCGCCGTGCACGACTTCGACGTGCTGCGCTGGATCACCGGCCAGGAGGCCGTCGAGGTCTACGCCACCGGCAGCGTGCAGGGCGACCCGCTGTTCACCACCCACGGCGACGTCGACACCGCGGCGGTGACCGTCCGCTTCGACGGCGGTGCGCTCGGGCTGGTGTCGGCCGCGCGGTACAACGGCCGCGGCTACGACTGCCGGCTGGAGGTGCACGGGTTCGACGACACCGTCGTCGCCGGCTGGGACCAGAACGTGCCCGTCCGCAACGCGGACCCGGCCACCGCGGCCGTGTTCCCCACCGGCACACCGCATCACTTCTTCATGGATCGCTTCACCGAGGCCTTCCGCACCGAACTCGGCGCCTTCCTGAAGGTCGTTCAGGGCGAGCCCGTTGCGGGTGCCACCGTCGCCGACGCGGTGGAGGCGACGTGGATCGCCGAAGCCGCCGCCGAGTCGCTGCGCCGCAACGCCCCCGTCACCCTCGAGGAGGTCAAGAAATGA
- a CDS encoding sugar phosphate isomerase/epimerase family protein, producing MKIAGAPISWGVCEVPGWGHQLQPDRVLAEMRRAGLSATELGPDGFLPADTDELTSLLDGFGLACVGGFVPVVLHDADHDPVEDLAGPLNSLAAAGAGVVILAAATGTAGYDSRPELDEAQWATVLSNLDRLSAAAAQRGIKAVLHPHVGTMVENHAEVQRVLAGSGIPLCLDTGHLLIGGTDPLELTRTAPDRIEHAHLKDVDAALCAKVQSGEMTYTEAVAAGIYVPLGAGDVDITGIVKLLEDNGYDGWYVMEQDSILDAEPADDDGPLGDVLASVAYLQSVA from the coding sequence ATGAAGATCGCCGGTGCCCCCATCTCCTGGGGTGTGTGCGAGGTCCCCGGCTGGGGCCATCAGTTGCAGCCCGACCGGGTGCTCGCCGAGATGCGTCGCGCCGGGTTGAGCGCCACCGAACTCGGTCCCGACGGGTTCCTGCCCGCCGACACCGACGAATTGACCTCGCTGCTGGACGGATTCGGGCTGGCCTGCGTGGGCGGCTTCGTGCCGGTGGTGCTGCACGACGCGGACCACGACCCCGTCGAGGACCTCGCGGGTCCGTTGAACTCGCTGGCCGCCGCGGGCGCCGGGGTGGTCATCCTGGCCGCCGCGACCGGCACGGCCGGCTACGACAGCCGCCCTGAACTCGACGAGGCCCAGTGGGCCACCGTGCTTTCCAACCTGGACCGGCTCTCCGCCGCGGCCGCGCAGCGGGGCATCAAGGCCGTGCTGCACCCGCACGTCGGCACCATGGTGGAGAACCACGCCGAGGTCCAGCGGGTGCTGGCCGGGTCCGGCATCCCGCTGTGCCTGGACACCGGCCATCTGCTGATCGGCGGCACCGATCCGCTGGAGCTGACCCGGACCGCGCCCGACCGCATCGAGCACGCCCATCTCAAGGACGTCGACGCGGCACTGTGCGCCAAGGTCCAATCCGGCGAGATGACCTACACCGAGGCCGTGGCCGCCGGCATTTACGTGCCGTTGGGCGCCGGGGACGTCGACATCACCGGAATCGTCAAGCTGTTGGAGGACAACGGATACGACGGCTGGTACGTGATGGAGCAGGACAGCATCCTCGACGCCGAACCCGCCGACGACGACGGCCCCCTGGGCGACGTGCTGGCCAGCGTCGCCTATCTGCAATCCGTGGCATGA
- a CDS encoding IS110 family transposase, whose protein sequence is MVVLGADVHKRSHTFVAVDDRGRKAGEKTVPATTEGHLKALAWAKTNFGEDLLWGIEDCRNLSARLERDLLSAGQKVVRVAPKLMAHERAGARTQGKSDPIDALAVARAVLRHPDLPVAAHDEVSRELKLLVDRREDLVAQRTSTINRLLGRIHELDPTQILKKKALTRAKAQTAMAAWLATIDGLLAELATDELGDIIRLTLSINELEKRIGTAVRAVAPQLLALPGCAELTAAKIVGETAGITRFKNEAAFACHTGTAPIPVWSGNTAGRVRLSRAGNRQLNAALYRIALTQTRLADSPGQTYYRKRIDQDGKTKAEALRCLKRRLARVVYNRLHADEQSRHHTHQTAAA, encoded by the coding sequence ATGGTGGTTCTTGGAGCCGATGTACACAAGCGCAGCCACACCTTCGTCGCCGTCGACGACCGGGGCCGCAAAGCAGGAGAAAAGACCGTCCCCGCCACCACCGAAGGCCATCTCAAGGCGTTGGCTTGGGCCAAGACCAACTTCGGTGAGGACCTGCTGTGGGGTATCGAAGACTGCCGCAATCTATCAGCGCGCCTGGAGCGGGACCTGTTGTCGGCGGGTCAGAAGGTCGTGCGGGTCGCACCGAAGCTGATGGCCCACGAACGCGCCGGCGCACGCACCCAAGGCAAATCCGACCCCATCGACGCGCTGGCCGTGGCCCGCGCAGTCCTGCGCCACCCGGATCTGCCCGTAGCCGCTCACGACGAGGTCTCCCGCGAACTCAAACTGCTCGTCGATCGACGCGAAGACCTTGTCGCCCAACGCACCTCGACGATCAACCGACTGCTGGGCCGCATCCACGAACTCGACCCCACCCAAATCTTGAAGAAGAAAGCACTCACCCGCGCCAAAGCCCAGACCGCCATGGCCGCCTGGCTGGCCACCATCGACGGGCTACTCGCCGAGCTGGCCACCGACGAACTCGGTGACATCATCCGGCTCACCCTGAGCATCAACGAACTCGAGAAGCGCATCGGCACCGCGGTGCGGGCAGTGGCCCCCCAGCTGCTGGCACTGCCCGGCTGCGCCGAGTTGACCGCCGCCAAGATCGTCGGCGAAACCGCCGGCATCACCCGCTTCAAAAACGAAGCCGCGTTCGCCTGCCACACCGGCACCGCCCCCATCCCGGTCTGGTCAGGCAACACCGCCGGCCGGGTACGTCTGAGCAGAGCAGGCAACCGACAACTCAACGCCGCCCTCTACCGCATCGCCCTCACCCAGACCCGCCTAGCCGACAGCCCCGGCCAGACCTACTACCGCAAACGCATCGACCAGGACGGCAAAACCAAAGCCGAGGCACTGCGCTGCCTCAAACGACGCCTGGCACGAGTCGTCTACAACCGCCTCCACGCCGACGAACAATCACGACACCACACCCACCAAACCGCCGCCGCTTGA
- a CDS encoding heme-binding protein, whose protein sequence is MKFNRGISRIAGVSAGALLGGTVAAVIAVPTASAAPDCSPGGVATTVENVHASALSYLNGHPGANQAVNAARGKAPAQASADLRAYFTANPSEYYELRGILAPIGETQSQCNVSALPPSLSAAYDEFMAG, encoded by the coding sequence ATGAAATTCAACCGTGGAATCAGCCGTATCGCCGGCGTCTCGGCGGGTGCTCTGCTCGGGGGAACCGTGGCGGCGGTCATCGCAGTCCCGACCGCTTCGGCGGCGCCCGACTGCAGCCCCGGCGGGGTGGCCACCACCGTCGAGAACGTGCACGCCTCGGCGCTGTCCTACCTGAACGGACACCCCGGTGCCAACCAGGCCGTGAATGCCGCGCGTGGCAAGGCCCCCGCCCAGGCGTCGGCGGACCTGCGCGCGTACTTCACCGCCAACCCCAGCGAGTACTACGAACTCCGGGGCATCCTGGCTCCCATCGGCGAGACCCAGAGCCAGTGCAACGTGTCGGCGCTGCCGCCGTCGCTGTCGGCCGCCTACGACGAGTTCATGGCCGGCTGA
- a CDS encoding phytanoyl-CoA dioxygenase family protein, which yields MSTAKTLPTGAWITEADCRLEDFRAQLDQRTDLADYPHAVAVRAGVLVYSATAWAELSPTELNPTRRRDLQAELIAALTDGPGVVVIEDAFDHAVVDAASAAFAELIAAQRARGAEGGDHFGRPGANDRVWNAAQKLALHAPEVFADYYANDALALVSQAWLGPRYQVTSQVNVVNPGGAAQVPHRDYHLGFVDPERLSEYPAHLHRMSAALTLQGAVAHCDMPLESGPTMLLPYSQRFAGGYVAFSRPEFVEYFAAHHVQTPLRKGDAVFFNPALYHGAGANTSADIRRMANLLQVSSPFGRAMESLDRSAMVRAVYPALRAMRAAGRPERQIHNAVVATAESYPFPTNLDADPPVGSLAPPSQVDVVLAALAADATPADLDAAVGTQDERRTP from the coding sequence ATGTCCACTGCGAAGACGCTGCCGACGGGCGCCTGGATCACCGAGGCGGACTGCCGCCTCGAGGACTTCCGCGCGCAGCTGGACCAGCGCACCGATCTCGCCGACTACCCGCACGCGGTCGCGGTGCGTGCCGGGGTGCTGGTCTACTCGGCGACGGCCTGGGCGGAGTTGAGCCCGACGGAGTTGAACCCGACGCGGCGGCGCGACCTGCAGGCCGAACTGATCGCGGCCCTGACCGACGGTCCGGGCGTGGTGGTCATCGAGGACGCCTTCGACCACGCCGTCGTTGACGCCGCCAGCGCCGCCTTCGCGGAGCTGATCGCCGCCCAGCGCGCCCGCGGCGCCGAGGGCGGTGACCACTTCGGCCGGCCGGGCGCCAACGACCGGGTGTGGAACGCCGCGCAGAAGCTGGCGCTGCACGCCCCCGAGGTGTTCGCCGACTATTACGCCAACGACGCGCTGGCGCTGGTGTCCCAGGCGTGGCTGGGGCCGCGCTACCAGGTCACCTCGCAGGTCAACGTCGTCAATCCCGGCGGCGCCGCCCAGGTCCCGCATCGCGACTACCACCTGGGCTTCGTCGACCCCGAGCGGCTGTCGGAGTATCCGGCGCACCTGCACCGCATGTCGGCGGCGCTGACGCTGCAGGGCGCGGTCGCCCACTGCGACATGCCGCTGGAGAGCGGCCCCACCATGCTGCTGCCCTATTCGCAGCGCTTCGCCGGCGGCTACGTGGCGTTCTCCCGGCCCGAGTTCGTCGAGTACTTCGCCGCGCATCACGTGCAGACCCCGCTGCGCAAGGGCGACGCCGTCTTCTTCAACCCGGCGCTGTACCACGGCGCCGGCGCGAACACCTCGGCCGACATCCGCCGGATGGCCAACCTGCTGCAGGTGTCCTCGCCGTTCGGCCGGGCGATGGAGTCGCTGGACCGCTCCGCCATGGTGCGCGCCGTGTACCCGGCGCTGCGCGCCATGCGCGCCGCGGGCCGGCCCGAGCGGCAGATCCACAACGCCGTCGTCGCCACCGCCGAGAGCTACCCCTTCCCCACCAACCTCGACGCCGATCCGCCGGTCGGCAGCCTGGCGCCGCCGAGCCAGGTGGACGTCGTCCTGGCGGCGCTGGCCGCCGACGCGACGCCCGCGGACCTCGACGCCGCCGTCGGCACCCAGGACGAACGGAGAACACCATGA